Proteins encoded together in one Leishmania donovani BPK282A1 complete genome, chromosome 33 window:
- a CDS encoding succinyl-coA:3-ketoacid-coenzyme A transferase, mitochondrial precursor, putative, whose amino-acid sequence MLRRNFWRLVGLNKVQSLEEAVADMTDGISVAVGGFGCSGVPDAVISAMCKKGVKEMILYTDSAGIDGFGLARLIETKQVRRMCCSFVGMNKIFKRRYLEGDVELEFVPQGTLAERMRAGGAGIPAFYTATAYGTQRQTGGQIIRYDKNGVPCVISEPKETRQFGNRWYVLEKTIRPDYAIVKALKADKSGNLVFRGTARNFNIPAAQCGRRVIAEVEQVVENGEIHPDDVHLPGVYVHRVVQASYEVPIEKRTVSGSGAEPSSVNPNDDRQKIARRAALEFADGMYANLGIGIPTEAANYMPAGVTVTLHSENGLLGMGPFPTADKVSADWINAGKQTISFLPGAACFDSATSFAMIRGGHMNLTMLGALEVSSNGDLANWGIPGKLVNGPGGAMDLVASGSRVVVTMSHCNKRGDSKLVERCSLPVTGLHCVTRIITEKAVFDVIDKHLVLKEVAEGLTVDDIKKCTAAHFEVDKVKPIAYAAPVSG is encoded by the coding sequence ATGCTTCGCCGTAACTTCTGGCGCCTCGTCGGCCTCAACAAGGTACAGTCCTTGGAGGAGGCCGTCGCGGACATGACGGACGGCATCTCTGTCGCGGTCGGCGGATTTGGCTGCAGTGGTGTGCCGGACGCTGTCATCAGCGCCATGTGCAAAAAGGGTGTAAAGGAGATGATTCTCTACACGGACTCGGCGGGTATCGACGGCTTTGGTCTCGCCCGTCTCATCGAGACGAAGCAGGTGCGCCGCATGTGCTGTTCGTTTGTGGGCATGAACAAGATCTTTAAGAGGCGCTACCTCGAGGGCGACGTTGAGCTGGAGTTTGTGCCGCAAGGAACACTGGCGGAGCGCAtgcgtgccggcggcgcgggcaTCCCTGCCTTCtacacggcgacggcgtacGGCACGCAGCGTCAGACAGGAGGGCAGATTATCCGGTACGACAAGAACGGCGTGCCGTGTGTCATCTCGGAGCCGAAGGAGACGCGGCAGTTCGGGAATCGGTGGTACGTTCTGGAGAAGACGATCCGGCCGGATTACGCGATTGTgaaggcgctgaaggcggaCAAGAGCGGCAACCTTGTGTTCCGCGGGACTGCGCGCAACTTCAACATCCCCGCTGCGCAGTGTGGGCGGCGCGTGATCGCGGAAGTGGAGCAGGTAGTAGAGAACGGCGAAATCCACCCGGACGACGTGCACTTGCCTGGCGTGTACGTGCACCGCGTTGTGCAGGCGTCGTACGAGGTGCCCATCGAGAAGCGAACGGTGTCCGGTAGCGGCGCAGAGCCGAGCAGCGTGAACCCGAACGACGACCGCCAGAAGATcgcgcggcgggcggcgctggagttTGCAGACGGCATGTATGCGAACCTCGGCATCGGCATcccgacggaggcggcgaactATATGCCCGCCGGCGTGACGGTGACGCTGCATTCTGAGAACGGGCTGTTGGGCATGGGCCCGTTCCCGACAGCGGACAAGGTGAGCGCCGACTGGATCAATGCCGGAAAGCAGACGATCTCCTTCCTGCCGGGAGCAGCGTGCTTCGACAGCGCGACGTCGTTCGCGATGATTCGCGGCGGCCACATGAACCTGACGATGCTGGGTGCGCTTGAGGTTTCGTCGAACGGCGACCTCGCGAACTGGGGTATCCCCGGCAAGCTCGTCAACGGCCCTGGTGGTGCGATGGACCTCGTCGCGAGCGGCTCTCGCGTGGTGGTGACGATGTCACACTGCAACAAGAGAGGCGACTCGAAGCTTGTGGAGAGGTGTTCGCTGCCCGTGACGGGCCTGCATTGCGTGACCCGCATCATCACGGAAAAAGCCGTGTTTGACGTGATCGACAAACATCTCGTGCTGAAGGAGGTCGCGGAGGGTCTGACAGTGGACGACATCAAGAAGTGCACTGCTGCTCACTTCGAAGTGGACAAGGTGAAACCGATAGCATACGCAGCCCCCGTATCCGGCTAA
- a CDS encoding cell division cycle 45 (CDC45), putative — protein sequence MATASGAPEPWERISTYYASTRKNINVLVAPTADAAAASLSLTYLMKVFLFPFQLHPTSSYDELKWFIEQTNFAQDSEREDDSSLRIDDLFILVGLGAPVLLEDYFDFTRHIVIVLDAYRPFHLGNLRREDGERCIIWGSDRIQVEVDDFFRKQRAEEAQRRRRHRRRQDMKRHEGHARRQRTEDGGEQNADVYSDESSISTSSEEEENADSDGDEDADLFDGEDDDATPSQSQDRVDWRSAPGEVSAHLEALYYACSCAGRSSAVEVYDLSVMLHRFHDTILWHAAVGVCDLYLRRLVDYATYLVEMAPLHEAVSLQQSVRRGILRDRTDEAVNSYHRASTNSMQLNNREEEQLYLLRHSTLWDAIWYDSQVASALDLHHVEDGRPRLSQLLASRCGVSIAMAQRPWREVPTDVGSEALCRVQAELQNWVNSQGNSIAYRNRIRCISRKVGYSTEVSTFDVCKLFTAEMAAVPPASVYVIERPPGKASLSPEEVAALAQRKLVEFQRGQFWRASAVLDIDPNEKLFHEALAGALSLQQAVADATGSMMQPGNVQSSTGIHYALPSDPAKTSPTLESFCTMRRLSVLAERLFFTLSMSRRRDRRALTALRPLILSCALPQARLAALPTASSGSGSGLPSGPGKDALAPAVHWSRASGAAPSASAATAAGGVFIGGGAQVEDTAEYVVVLTHGGNTGAGMTPLLPMYRFARCMQDEHFHTPPRQLFVERNAVQVRGRENTTYLAERMLLLSLKTTIPQHEFRKRRAPAIDEYDDDDVEWEAVEVVD from the coding sequence ATGGCGACAGCTTCCGGGGCGCCGGAGCCGTGGGAGCGCATCTCCACCTACTACGCGTCTACCCGAAAGAACATCAACGTCCTTGTCGCTCCAACGGCcgacgcggccgcagcctccCTCAGCTTGACCTACCTCATGAAGGTGTTTCTGTTCCCCTTCCAGCTGCACCCCACTAGCTCGTATGACGAGCTGAAGTGGTTTATTGAGCAAACCAACTTTGCGCAGGACAGCGAGCGCGAGGATGACAGCAGCCTGCGCATCGACGACCTCTTCATCCTCGTGGGCCTCGGTGCACCCGTTTTGCTCGAGGACTACTTCGATTTCACGCGGCACATCGTCATCGTCTTGGACGCCTACCGCCCTTTTCACCTTGGCAATCTTCGCCGCGAGGACGGCGAACGCTGCATCATCTGGGGCAGCGACCGCATACAGGTTGAGGTGGATGACTTCTTTCGAAagcagcgcgccgaggaggcgcagcggcggcggcggcatcgccgccgccaggaCATGAAGCGCCATGAGGGCCACGCgcgacgccagcgcaccGAGGACGGTGGGGAGCAGAACGCCGACGTCTACAGCGATGagagcagcatcagcaccagcagcgaggaggaagagaacgCGGACTCTGACGGTGACGAGGATGCCGACCTCTTTGATGGCGAGGACGATGACGCGACCCCGTCGCAGAGCCAGGATCGCGTGgactggcgcagcgcacctgGCGAGGTATCGGCGCACTTGGAGGCGCTGTACTACGCATGCTCTTGCGCCGGTCGCAGCAGTGCGGTGGAGGTGTACGACTTGTCAGTCATGTTGCACCGCTTCCACGACACGATTCTctggcacgccgccgtcggcgtctgcgATTTGTATCTGCGCCGTCTCGTCGACTACGCCACGTACCTGGTGGAGatggcaccgctgcacgaGGCTGTCTCGCTTCAGCAAAGCGTGCGACGCGGCATTCTTCGCGACCGCACCGACGAGGCCGTCAACAGCTATCACCGAGCGTCCACAAATAGCATGCAGCTGAACAatcgcgaggaggagcagctctACCTGCTGCGGCACTCCACTCTCTGGGACGCCATCTGGTACGATTCGCAAGTGGCGAGCGCGCTCGACCTGCATCACGTAGAGGACGGCCGCCCGCGACTGAGCCAGCTGCTTGCGAGTCGCTGTGGTGTGTCTATCGCAATGGCACAGCGACCCTGGCGCGAGGTGCCAACGGATGTGGGCAGCGAAGCGCTATGCCGCGTACAAGCAGAGCTGCAGAACTGGGTGAATTCTCAGGGCAACTCCATTGCGTACAGGAATCGCATACGGTGCATCTCTCGCAAGGTGGGCTACAGCACTGAGGTGTCCACGTTCGACGTGTGCAAGCTCTTTACCGCTGAgatggcagcggtgccgccagcgtcggTGTACGTCATCGAGAGGCCCCCAGGGAAGGCCAGCCTTTCACccgaggaggtggcggcgttggcacAGCGCAAGCTTGTCGAGTTTCAGCGGGGCCAGTTCTGGCGCGCAAGCGCTGTGCTGGACATAGACCCGAACGAAAAGCTGTTTCACGAAGCACTGGCGggggcgctgtcgctgcagcaggctgTGGCCGACGCGACGGGCTCCATGATGCAGCCCGGCAACGTGCAGAGCAGCACGGGGATTCACTACGCGCTGCCATCGGACCCGGCCAAGACCTCACCGACGCTGGAGAGCTTCTGCACCATGCGGCGACTCTCCGTCCTTGCGGAGCGGCTCTTCTTCACGCTTTCCATGAGCCGCCGGCGTGACCGGCGTGCTTTGACGGCGTTGCGGCCTCTCATCCTCTCCTGCGCCTTGCCGCAGGCACGCCTAGCGGCCCTGCCcacggcgagcagcggcagcggaagcggtTTACCATCTGGACCCGGCAAGGATGCGTTGGCGCCTGCTGTGCACTGGAGTAGGGCCAGTGGGGCTGCGCCTTCAGCgtctgccgccactgccgctggtggcgtTTTCattggcggcggtgcacagGTGGAGGACACGGCCGAGTACGTCGTCGTGCTAACCCACGGCGGTAACACGGGGGCTGGCATGACCCCACTCCTTCCCATGTACCGCTTTGCGCGGTGCATGCAAGATGAGCACTTCcacacgccgccgcgccagctcTTTGTGGAGCGGAATgcggtgcaggtgcgcggTCGCGAAAATACGACCTACCTGGCCGAGCGCATGCTGCTCCTGTCGTTGAAGACTACAATACCGCAGCACGAGTTCCGCAAGAGACGTGCGCCCGCGATCGATGAGtacgatgacgacgatgtAGAGTGGGAGgccgtggaggtggtggactAG
- a CDS encoding Golgi reassembly stacking protein (GRASP homologue), putative, producing the protein MGQDQSRAKGGQPGQSATGGADRSLSAGSVSAAPLEAPVSLAGVEGFQVVRLLPYSPAHKAGLVPFFDIITALDKVLLDSEGKAALSFFKSHVANHLDQPVCFTTFNLYSRTYRDVYCVPSDEWGGGGLLGCSIEWTRADACPERCVHVVDVLEGSPAACSTELQANRDYIIGMQTVQETLITLIKSQKDFYSRLEAWHEEQRWALERKQLFPNEMVEVPHVLLFLVYNSENNTVEEVEVEMGTNPDAAVGISVATGLLHIIPSVVTSADLAAGTSLPVMRKFASVRRSVVMPTRAQQQEHQLLQDVSLTRPVGAAPQLQEQSQESTFSSQPPPRLPSPQEAHARCAVVGSPEAHTMTNPHEPPMNSYPQPCPPRPQLQQQPTEAALYAMPPLASFNVAPPPRDGAAGATAAAAVQMGQKPFNPFANEASPDYDVLEGAPLAREGVMAAEYHLGQHAPTTEQSYSFSYPPLSSQPPPLSACPPAQMNGSHNHAAAPPSCSAPPSPPQQLHVTTIPAFSSQRMPPPLQFPVFPGAAAAKRAPA; encoded by the coding sequence ATGGGTCAGGACCAGAGCCGCGCAAAGGGCGGTCAGCCTGGACAGTCTGCAACAGGCGGCGCAGATCGCAGTCTCTCTGCCGGCTCCGTCTCGGCTGCGCCTTTGGAGGCCCCTGTCTCACTTGCTGGCGTCGAGGGCTTCCAGGTGGTGCGACTGCTGCCGTACAGCCCTGCTCACAAGGCTGGCCTCGTTCCCTTCTTCGACATTATCACTGCTCTTGACAAGGTTCTTCTCGACTCAGAGGggaaggcggcgctgtcgttcTTCAAGAGCCACGTGGCCAACCACCTCGACCAGCCCGTCTGCTTCACTACTTTCAATCTGTACAGCCGCACATACCGCGACGTCTACTGCGTCCCGTCGGACGAatggggcggtggtggcctGCTCGGGTGCAGCATCGAATGGACTCGCGCGGACGCTTGCCCAGAGCGTTGCGTGCACGTTGTCGATGTGCTGGAGGGCAGCCCTGCCGCGTGCTCTACAGAGCTGCAGGCAAATCGGGATTACATTATCGGCATGCAGACTGTCCAGGAGACGCTCATCACACTCATAAAGAGTCAGAAGGATTTCTACAGTCGACTGGAGGCGTGgcacgaggagcagcgctgGGCGCTGGAGCGGAAGCAGCTCTTCCCAAATGAGATGGTGGAGGTGCCGCatgtgctgctcttcctcgtgTACAATAGTGAGAACAACACtgtcgaggaggtggaggtggagatgGGCACTAACCCAGATGCAGCGGTAGGCATCAGCGTCGCCACGGGTCTGCTGCACATCATCCCCTCAGTCGTCACCTCCGCCGACCTTGCCGCCGGGACTTCGTTGCCAGTCATGAGAAAATTCGCCTCTGTCAGGCGTAGCGTTGTGATGCCGACcagagcgcagcagcaggagcaccAGCTTCTGCAAGACGTTTCTCTTACCCGACCTGTGGGGGCTGCGCCTCAACTGCAAGAGCAGTCTCAAGAGTCAACATTTTCTtcgcagccaccaccacgcttGCCTTcgccgcaggaggcgcatgcacgctgcgccgtcgtggGCTCGCCAGAAGCGCACACGATGACTAACCCTCACGAGCCGCCGATGAACTCGTATCCACAACCGTGCccgccacggccgcagctgcagcagcaaccaaCGGAGGCAGCCCTCTACGCAATGCCACCGCTGGCCTCCTTCAACGTagccccgccgccgcgtgaTGGTGCGGCCGGGgcaaccgccgctgccgccgtacAAATGGGGCAGAAGCCGTTCAACCCTTTTGCGAACGAGGCGTCGCCGGACTATGACGTGCTGGAGGGTGCACCGCTGGCACGCGAGGGCGTGATGGCTGCTGAATACCACCTGGGGCAGCATGCACCCACAACGGAACAGTCGTACTCATTCTCTTACCCGCCACTATCGTCCCAGCCCCCGCCGCTTTCAGCGTGTCCTCCCGCCCAGATGAACGGCTCTCACAAccatgctgctgctccgccatcttgttctgcaccgccgtcgccaccacagcagctgcacgtgaCAACTATACCCGCATTCTCCAGTCAACGGATGCCCCCTCCATTGCAGTTTCCGGTGTTCCctggcgcagccgcagcgaagAGAGCTCCGGCGTAA